A window from Bacteroidota bacterium encodes these proteins:
- a CDS encoding FAD-binding and (Fe-S)-binding domain-containing protein has protein sequence MNQDYLNLERDLRRHITGEVRFDRGSRAIYAEDASNYRQMPIGLVIPRTTEDVIAAVAIAREHGAPILSRGAGTSIAGQCVNAAVVLDFSKYLNQVIEIDPVRRLARVQPGCVLDNLRSAAEKHHLTFGPDPATHKYCTLGGMIGNNSCGVHSIMAGRTVDNVHSLNVLLYDGTHLVVGKSIDSIDSVESTRAKEIYRRLQTLAETYSAEIHARFPDIPRRVSGYSIDQLLPENGFHVARSLVGSEGTLVTTLEAMVQLVPSPPSRVLLVAGYDDMAAAGDRVPLVLDHRPIGFEGMDRRLTNAMQKKGLHTNSLPLLPSGDAWLLIEFGAETVDAARDAAERCQKSLKHEGAMVEARIFDSVQDQKAVWSVRDSALGAISRTPGEKDNWEGWEDAAVPPAKIGGYLREFRALMDRFDYSGALYGHIGDGCLHNRIDWDPKSQEGIAKWLRFVDEAADLVLSYGGSLSGEHGDGQARGALLPKMFGPRLMQAFEDFKTIWDPDWKMNPGKLIRPFGIDENLKFGAHYSPPIIQTHFAFADDDGSFARATERCVGAGVCRKEHDGVMCPSYRATRDEQHVTRGRAHLLWEMLHGEVITDGFKSSEVREALDLCLSCKGCTGECPVRVDMPTYKAEFLSHYYKGRLRPRAAYAMGLIYWGARIASRMPSLVNALTHAPITSTIAKKLAGIHPKRAIPRFANETFKHWYSRLLPEGHSTPPSVILWADTFNNYFRPETAIAAVKVLEDAGFGVKVYKQTMCCGRPLYDWGMLDLAKKQLLDILSIVSVDVAAGMPIVVLEPSCASVFRDEARKLFPQREDAKHLAESTYLLSEFLAKYAPDYRSGAISESAPNHIKSHREGGETPPLQSGILHLHCHHHSILDREAEGSVLKRAGIDAEQLDAGCCGMAGAFGFETEHYELSMQIGERKVLPKVRETSGDQFIIADGFSCREQIQQATGRKTMHLAEVLASNVAEQIRSSEQ, from the coding sequence ATGAACCAAGACTATTTGAATCTCGAACGTGACCTTCGCCGACACATCACGGGCGAAGTCCGGTTCGACCGTGGCTCGCGCGCGATCTACGCCGAGGATGCTTCAAATTACCGGCAGATGCCGATCGGTCTTGTCATTCCTCGGACTACGGAGGATGTCATCGCAGCCGTCGCCATTGCCCGCGAGCATGGCGCGCCGATTCTCTCTCGTGGCGCAGGCACGAGCATCGCCGGACAATGTGTGAATGCCGCCGTTGTGCTCGACTTCTCGAAGTACTTGAATCAAGTGATCGAGATTGATCCTGTTCGGCGGCTCGCGCGAGTTCAGCCGGGATGCGTGCTCGACAACTTAAGGAGTGCTGCCGAGAAGCATCACCTCACATTCGGTCCCGACCCGGCAACGCACAAGTATTGCACGTTAGGCGGAATGATCGGCAATAATTCTTGCGGCGTGCATTCCATCATGGCTGGCCGCACCGTGGACAACGTTCACTCGCTCAATGTCTTGCTCTACGATGGCACTCATTTGGTGGTGGGCAAGTCTATTGACTCCATAGACTCTGTAGAATCTACGAGAGCAAAAGAAATCTACCGGCGGCTGCAAACTCTAGCGGAGACTTATTCCGCTGAGATCCACGCCCGATTCCCGGATATTCCGCGCCGCGTATCCGGATATTCGATCGATCAGCTCTTGCCGGAGAACGGATTTCACGTTGCTCGTTCGCTCGTCGGCTCGGAAGGAACACTCGTAACGACCCTAGAAGCTATGGTTCAGCTTGTGCCGAGCCCGCCGAGCCGGGTATTGTTGGTCGCGGGATACGATGACATGGCAGCCGCCGGCGATCGTGTACCGCTCGTGCTCGACCACAGGCCGATCGGCTTCGAAGGCATGGACCGCAGGCTTACGAATGCGATGCAGAAGAAGGGGCTCCATACCAATTCGCTTCCGTTGCTACCGAGTGGCGACGCGTGGCTGCTCATCGAGTTCGGAGCCGAAACGGTTGATGCCGCGCGTGATGCGGCCGAGCGCTGCCAGAAGAGCCTGAAGCATGAAGGCGCGATGGTCGAAGCACGCATCTTCGATAGCGTGCAAGATCAGAAAGCCGTTTGGAGCGTGCGCGATTCTGCGCTCGGTGCGATTTCGCGAACACCCGGCGAGAAAGACAATTGGGAAGGCTGGGAGGATGCCGCTGTACCGCCGGCAAAGATTGGTGGGTATCTCAGAGAGTTTCGGGCGCTCATGGACCGCTTCGATTATAGCGGCGCGCTCTACGGGCATATTGGCGATGGCTGTTTACATAATCGTATCGATTGGGACCCAAAAAGCCAAGAAGGCATCGCGAAGTGGTTGCGCTTTGTCGATGAAGCGGCCGATCTCGTACTCAGCTACGGCGGCTCACTCTCTGGCGAGCACGGCGATGGACAGGCGCGAGGTGCATTGCTCCCGAAAATGTTCGGCCCGAGACTGATGCAGGCATTCGAGGATTTCAAGACCATCTGGGACCCCGACTGGAAGATGAATCCCGGCAAACTCATTCGCCCCTTCGGCATCGATGAGAACTTGAAGTTCGGCGCGCATTACAGTCCGCCGATCATCCAAACACATTTTGCATTCGCCGATGATGATGGCAGCTTCGCCCGCGCGACCGAGCGTTGCGTCGGCGCGGGAGTCTGCCGCAAAGAGCATGACGGTGTCATGTGTCCGAGCTACCGGGCGACGCGTGACGAACAACATGTCACGCGCGGCCGTGCGCACTTGCTCTGGGAGATGCTACATGGTGAGGTCATCACTGATGGCTTCAAGAGTAGCGAAGTTCGCGAGGCGCTCGATCTTTGTCTTTCCTGCAAAGGCTGCACCGGGGAGTGTCCCGTGCGCGTGGACATGCCGACGTATAAAGCAGAATTCCTCTCGCACTACTACAAAGGTCGCCTGCGACCGCGCGCGGCGTACGCCATGGGCCTCATCTATTGGGGTGCGCGTATTGCTTCGCGAATGCCCTCGCTGGTCAACGCGCTCACACACGCTCCGATCACGAGTACAATTGCGAAGAAGCTTGCAGGCATTCATCCGAAGAGAGCAATCCCACGCTTCGCGAATGAGACGTTTAAGCATTGGTACTCACGACTCCTGCCGGAAGGCCACTCCACACCGCCATCCGTCATACTCTGGGCCGACACATTCAATAACTACTTCCGGCCCGAGACGGCTATTGCGGCAGTGAAAGTTCTGGAAGACGCTGGCTTTGGGGTGAAGGTATACAAGCAGACAATGTGCTGCGGTCGTCCATTATACGATTGGGGCATGCTCGATCTCGCGAAGAAGCAACTCCTGGACATTCTGAGCATCGTTAGCGTGGATGTTGCGGCGGGGATGCCCATTGTAGTGCTCGAGCCAAGTTGCGCGTCTGTTTTCCGTGATGAAGCGCGCAAACTCTTTCCCCAGCGTGAAGATGCCAAGCACCTCGCTGAGAGTACATACTTATTAAGCGAATTCCTTGCGAAGTACGCGCCGGACTACCGTAGTGGCGCGATTTCCGAGTCTGCCCCGAACCACATCAAGTCCCACAGGGAAGGCGGGGAAACCCCGCCGCTACAATCTGGCATTCTGCATCTCCATTGCCATCACCATTCCATCCTCGATCGCGAAGCAGAAGGCTCGGTCCTGAAACGCGCCGGGATTGATGCCGAACAACTCGACGCCGGCTGCTGTGGTATGGCCGGAGCGTTTGGATTCGAAACGGAGCATTACGAGCTTTCGATGCAGATTGGCGAGCGCAAGGTGTTGCCGAAAGTCCGGGAGACTTCTGGCGATCAATTTATCATCGCCGATGGCTTTTCCTGCCGCGAGCAGATCCAGCAAGCCACAGGACGCAAGACCATGCACCTGGCGGAAGTACTCGCTTCGAATGTGGCTGAGCAAATACGCAGTAGCGAGCAATAG
- the argC gene encoding N-acetyl-gamma-glutamyl-phosphate reductase, whose product MKQLKAAIFGASGYSGGELLRLLERHPSVKITQAFANTSAGALVSSVHAGRADGDAMEFESFDGVGSLDAEICFLALPHGEAIELTPALLEAGKIVIDLSGDHRLMDSSAYEQYYRRAAAPPSVMAKAVYGLPEWNAEAIRSARLVANPGCYATSAILALAPLLANGLIEPDSIVINGMSGVSGAGRKAAIEYSFVEVNENIRAYRAGDHQHTPEIEQALTQIGGQPVQVTFIPHLIPITRGIYSTIVARQRGSGMQALQALKAAFEGYYADKPFVRFHAKRIPEVRHVTNTNYVDIGLRYVPERNQVIIMSTLDNLVKGAAGQAVQNMNLACGFQETEGLL is encoded by the coding sequence GTGAAGCAATTGAAGGCAGCGATTTTTGGGGCATCGGGGTATTCCGGCGGCGAGCTTTTGCGTTTACTCGAGCGGCATCCTTCGGTGAAGATTACACAGGCATTTGCCAACACCTCTGCGGGTGCGCTGGTGAGCAGCGTTCATGCGGGCAGGGCTGATGGCGATGCAATGGAGTTTGAATCGTTCGATGGTGTCGGCTCGCTCGATGCTGAGATCTGTTTTCTCGCGCTTCCACATGGCGAGGCCATCGAACTTACACCGGCACTGCTCGAGGCAGGGAAGATCGTGATTGACTTGAGCGGGGATCATCGCCTGATGGATTCTTCGGCATACGAGCAATATTACAGGCGCGCGGCGGCTCCGCCAAGTGTCATGGCGAAGGCTGTTTATGGCTTGCCGGAGTGGAACGCGGAGGCGATTCGCTCGGCGCGTCTGGTCGCGAATCCCGGCTGCTATGCAACGAGCGCAATCCTTGCTCTCGCACCGCTGCTTGCAAATGGATTGATCGAGCCGGACTCCATTGTCATCAATGGCATGAGCGGCGTCTCGGGCGCTGGCCGTAAGGCTGCGATCGAATACTCGTTTGTCGAAGTGAACGAGAACATCCGCGCCTACCGCGCCGGCGATCATCAGCACACGCCGGAGATAGAGCAGGCGCTCACACAGATCGGCGGCCAACCCGTGCAGGTGACATTCATCCCACATCTGATTCCGATTACACGTGGGATCTATTCGACCATCGTTGCGCGGCAACGCGGAAGTGGGATGCAGGCGCTACAAGCTCTCAAGGCGGCGTTCGAAGGATATTATGCGGATAAGCCATTCGTGCGCTTTCATGCGAAGCGAATTCCGGAAGTTCGCCATGTGACGAATACGAATTATGTCGATATCGGGCTTCGGTATGTGCCGGAGCGCAATCAGGTTATTATTATGTCTACGCTCGATAATCTTGTGAAAGGTGCCGCCGGTCAGGCTGTACAGAATATGAATCTTGCGTGTGGGTTTCAGGAGACAGAGGGACTATTATGA